Proteins encoded together in one Oncorhynchus mykiss isolate Arlee chromosome 7, USDA_OmykA_1.1, whole genome shotgun sequence window:
- the LOC110528108 gene encoding neurogenic differentiation factor 4-like, giving the protein MMAKLYGRPSEGAELVSSLEWMDDDVSSPDGDEPITAHRYRPGGMGHLGRELGSEDMEEDEEEGEEEDHGDGNAPKRRGPKRKRMTKARQERFKARRVKANARERSRMHGLNDALENLRSIMPCHSKTQKLSKIETLRLARNYICALSEALEGDQSTESRAFMETLCKGLSQPTSNLLTGCLQLGPGGHIEERPEDRQGGRGGPTILGGVGMAVGPISYSSPGLPSPPYGTLDSAHLLHLRGMKGGAYESHSPNDCNSGVGTPPYDGPPTPPLSIGSNLVLKQESSPHYLPPHHYPPSSIGLTGPQGQVLYQSARYQVPLEMPYDSYRPPHMAPPQMGTVYGD; this is encoded by the coding sequence ATGATGGCCAAGTTGTACGGGAGGCCCAGCGAGGGGGCGGAGCTAGTCAGTTCTCTGGAGTGGATGGATGATGACGTGAGCTCCCCAGACGGAGACGAGCCAATCACAGCACACCGCTACAGACCGGGTGGAATGGGCCACCTGGGCAGGGAGCTGGGCAGTGAGGAcatggaggaggatgaagaggaaggggaagaggaggaccatGGAGACGGGAACGCTCCCAAACGCAGAGGGCCCAAGAGGAAGAGGATGACCAAGGCCCGGCAGGAGCGCTTCAAGGCGCGGCGTGTGAAGGCTAACGCACGGGAGCGCTCGAGGATGCATGGGCTGAACGACGCTCTGGAAAACCTGCGCAGCATCATGCCCTGCCACTCTAAGACCCAGAAACTGTCTAAGATCGAGACCCTGCGGCTGGCCCGCAACTACATATGTGCCCTGTCTGAAGCCCTGGAGGGGGACCAGTCCACGGAGAGCAGGGCCTTTATGGAAACCCTGTGTAAAGGCCTCTCCCAGCCTACCAGCAACCTGCTGACTGGCTGTCTGCAGCTGGGGCCTGGGGGGCACATCGAGGAGAGGCCTGAAGACAGgcaagggggtagaggaggaccCACAATCCTGGGAGGGGTGGGGATGGCCGTTGGACCAATCAGCTACTCCTCCCCTGGCCTGCCCAGCCCGCCTTACGGCACACTGGACTCCGCCCACCTACTCCACctgagagggatgaagggaggggctTACGAGAGCCACTCCCCTAACGACTGTAACAGTGGGGTAGGCACCCCTCCCTACGATGGCCCCCCCACGCCCCCGCTCAGCATTGGCAGTAATCTAGTGCTCAAGCAGGAGTCCTCGCCCCACTATCTTCCCCCTCACCActaccccccctcctccatcGGCCTGACAGGCCCCCAGGGACAGGTCTTGTACCAGAGCGCCCGCTACCAGGTGCCCCTGGAGATGCCCTATGATTCATACCGCCCTCCTCACATGGCACCCCCACAGATGGGCACCGTCTATGGGGATTAA